The genomic window AGCGAGTGATTTCCACTCCGCATTTTTCACACACGATGCCTTTGTAGCGAATACCTTTGTATTTTCCACAGTAACATTCAAAATCTTTATCTGGTCCGAAAATCTTTTCATCAAACAGACCGTTCTTTTCAGAACGCTGGGTACGATAGTTCATCGTTTCAGGCTTTGTGACCTCTCCATATGACCACTCGCGGATCCGCTCCGGTGAGGCAATCTTCAATACTACTTCATCGAAATCCTTAATTTCTTTTTTGGCGTTTGGTTGTGTAGGCATATATTTTTAGATTGTTTGATCATCACTGGTAATATCCACTTCGGAATGATTTTTTTCAAGCTCGACATCAAGAGCAAGACCACGGAGATTATTCAAGAGCACACTAAAGGATGCGGGAGCGTTTGGCTCTTTGATCTCATGCCCTTTGACGATGGCGTCGAAGGTAGCTGAACGTCCAACAATATCGTCAGACTTGATAGTCAAAACTTCGCGCAAAGTGTGTGCTGCGCCGTGGCCAGACAAAGCCCAGACTTCCATTTCTCCAAAGCGCTGACCTCCCCCTTGAGCTTTTCCTCCAAGTGGCTGCTGCGTAATGAGAGAGTAAGGTCCGATAGAGCGCATGTGGATCTTGTCTTCAACCATGTGGTGAAGTTTCAAAATGTACATGTATCCAACAGCAATATCCTGATCAAACGACTGACCTGTGCGACCGTCAAAAAGTTTCATCTTGCCGTTTTCATTGAAGCCGGCGAGCTTGAGCTCTTCTTTGATTTCTTTATCAGTTGCTCCGGCAAACGGAGGCACCACGGCTTGATAGTTGAGGGTGTGAGCAGCGAGACCGAGGTGAAGCTCAAGAATCTGTCCTAGGTTCATACGAGATGGCACCCCAAGCGGAGTCAAAATAACGTCAATAGGCGTACCGTCTGCCATATAAGGCATATCTTCTACTGGTAAAATACGGGAAATAACACCTTTGTTGCCGTGGCGGCCGGCGAGCTTGTCACCCACCGAGACGCTACGAAGTTGAGCGATCTCTACGTGAATACGTTTGATGATGCCAGACTCGAGCTTGTCCCCTTTTTCGCGTGAAAAGACTTTGACAGAAATGATGCGTCCGCGCTTTCCATTTTCAAGACGTTTTGAAGTATCTTTGACGTCACGAGATTTTTCTCCAAAGATAGATCGGAGCAGACGCTCTTCGGGAGTGAGCTGAGTCTCGCCTTTGGGAGTAATTTTTCCGACAATAATATCTCCAGGATGCACTTCGGCACCGATACGGACAATGCCGTCTTCGTCGAGGTTTTTGAGACGACCTTCACCGACATTTGGAATATCATGCGTAGTCACTTCAGGTCCTAGCTTTGTGTCGCGGACATTGACCACAAATTCTTCAATATGAATAGAGGTAAATTTACTTTCTTTGACAAGTCGCTCAGAAACAATGATGGCGTCTTCGTAGTTGGCACCTGACCAGGCCATGAAAGCCACGAGTGCATTTTGGCCGAGAGCCATCTGGCCACCATCAGAAGTAGAGGTGTCAACAAGGACGGCGCCTTTTTTCACTTTTTGTCCAAGGTCAACCACGGGTCGTTGATGGAAAGCCGTAAACTGGTTTGTTCGGCTAAAGGATACGAGTGGATATTCTGTCTCTTTGCCTTTTTCATTTTTGAAAACAACCTTGCGGGCATCTACGTGAGAAATAGTACCATTTTCGGGCGCCACAACGATACGGCCTGTGTCTAGAGCGGCTTTGCCTTCGATACCAGTAGCCACCACTGGAGCCTCAGGAATGATACAAGGTGTCCCCTGTTTCTGCATGTTGGAACCCATGAGTGCTCGGTTGGCGTCGTCATGGTTGAGGAAAGGAATCATAGAAGTAGCGATAGAAAAGGCTTGGTTGCTGGCTACATCCATGTAGTGGACTTGATCTGGAGTGACCATGCCTGGCTTGCCTTTGATGCGTACTTCTACTTGCTCTTCGAGGATTTTACCTTCTTTATCGTATTTGGTAGCAGCATGGGCAATCGTGAAGCCTTCTTCTTCGAGGGCGTTCATATAAGTGACTTCCTTTGTCACCTTACCCTTTGTCACTTTGACATAAGGAGTTTCAATCATGCCAAATTCATTGGTACGAGCATATGTAGAAAGGTGAAGCACGAGACCGATATTTTGACCTTCTGGGGTATGGATAGGACAAAGACGACCATAGTGAGATGGGTGCACATCGCGCACCTCGTAGCCGGCACGTTCTCGAGAAAGCCCGCCAGGACCGAGAGCAGAAACCATTCGAAGGTGCTCGAGCTCAGCCAGTACATTTTCCTGACTCATAAATTGTGAAAGCTGGTTGGTAGTAAAAAATTCTTTGATACGAGCCTGGAGAGGTCTTGGCGAAATAAACTGGACAGGCAAAGTGGCATCCGCATCAATAGTAGACATGCGGTTTTGAATATTTCGTTTGATCTGAGTCATACCGACACGGATTTTCTGCTGGATAAGCTCGCCGACATAGCGCACCCGGCGTGAGCCAAGGTGATCAATATCATCCGCCACGGCTTCTCCATTGCTATTGAGCTCGATAATCTGAGCAACAATAATGACGAGATCGTCTATGGAAAGAGTGCCTCGAGTCATTTCTTTTTCCTCCATGGATTTGCCGAAGCGCTTGTTGAAACGAAAACGGCCGACACGGGAGAGGTCGTAGCGTTCTTTGCTGAAGATGCCGTTGATAAATTCTCGAGCGTTTTCAACTGTAGCGAGATCGCCATCGCGAAGACGCTTGTAGATTTCCACGTATGATTCGTCTACAGTTTTGGCATGGTCTTTGGCGATGGTCGCCTCTATATAACCCTTGGCGTTTGGAATATCTTTGAAAAGATCAATGAGCTCCTTGTCAGTCTTGACTCCGAGGACTCGGAAAAGAGAGGTGACTGGAAATTTTCGTTTACGGTCAATGCGTACATGGATAGAGGTGTCGGCATCGCTCTCCATTTCTACCCAAGCCCCTCGAGCTGGAATAATTTTCGCCCCGAAATGCTGCTTGCCCTTGATTTCCTCAGATGTAAAAAAGACCCCAAACGATCGCGCGAGTTGGGGTACAATTGTCCTTTCAATACCGTTAATGATGAAGGTGCCGTGGTCAGTCATCAGAGGAAAATCTGCCATGAAGATCTCCTGTTCCTTTGAGCTGGCGAGCATTTTGTTTTTGAGAAGCACTTTGACTTTGAGAGGAGCCTCATAGGTCATCTTATTACTCTTGGCAAAAAACTCATCATACTTTGGGGCAGAAAGCTCGAAGCCGGTAAAATCAAGCTCAAACTTTTTTTCTGAATAATCTTTGATATTAGAAAATTCCGCAAAGACTTCTTTCAGACCTTGTTCGAGGAGCCATTTATATGAGGTGATCTGTCCTTCTACTAAATTGGGAAGCTCGGCGAGCGGAGCTTTAAACGCTGAGAAATATTTTTGGGGGCGAATAGACATAAAAAGGCGATTATGTTAAAGGGGCGACTTTAATAAATTAACCGTCGACTAAGATGATAAATGAGCGATAAAAAAACCGCTCAAATCCACTAAGTTTTTACTGATAACTATCCAAAACATCGCCCGGCCAAAACACAATCAATAGAGCGCGTAGGAACCCTATAGTAAACCATCTCAAAAATATTGTCAACTTGACTTTGGGGATAGTCTTACCCCTGACTTAGGACCTCCCTTTTGACCTCTCTTCTCGCCATTTTTGGATTTTTTTGTGGTCACCTGAAAGGAGGACTTTAGGTACCCGGTATTTCTTTTTTTTATAGACCAAAACTTCCGGTCGAGTGTAGACTTCCGCACTGGCCTCCCTGCCATCTTCGAGCGAATCGAAATTGCCCAGCACTCCCTCAATCTGTCTGGATACAGCATCTAAAATAATGAGCGCTGGCAGCTCTCCCCCTGTGAGCACAAATGGACCGACACTGATATCAGTCATTGGAAATATTTTTTTGACTCGGGCATCAATGCCTTCATAGCGACCGCATACAATCACAATATCAGTATATTTTTTTGCCAAGACAGCCGCGGCAGTGTTGCTAAATTGTTCGCCTGACGGACTAAGGAAAATTATTTTAGCTTTAGATTTTTTTTTACCGACAGCTTTTTCAATAGCTTTGACTACGGGTAAAGCCTGCATGACCATGCCTGGTCCCCCACCATAGGGTTTATCGTCAATCCGCAAATAAG from Candidatus Paceibacterota bacterium includes these protein-coding regions:
- a CDS encoding DNA-directed RNA polymerase subunit beta: MSIRPQKYFSAFKAPLAELPNLVEGQITSYKWLLEQGLKEVFAEFSNIKDYSEKKFELDFTGFELSAPKYDEFFAKSNKMTYEAPLKVKVLLKNKMLASSKEQEIFMADFPLMTDHGTFIINGIERTIVPQLARSFGVFFTSEEIKGKQHFGAKIIPARGAWVEMESDADTSIHVRIDRKRKFPVTSLFRVLGVKTDKELIDLFKDIPNAKGYIEATIAKDHAKTVDESYVEIYKRLRDGDLATVENAREFINGIFSKERYDLSRVGRFRFNKRFGKSMEEKEMTRGTLSIDDLVIIVAQIIELNSNGEAVADDIDHLGSRRVRYVGELIQQKIRVGMTQIKRNIQNRMSTIDADATLPVQFISPRPLQARIKEFFTTNQLSQFMSQENVLAELEHLRMVSALGPGGLSRERAGYEVRDVHPSHYGRLCPIHTPEGQNIGLVLHLSTYARTNEFGMIETPYVKVTKGKVTKEVTYMNALEEEGFTIAHAATKYDKEGKILEEQVEVRIKGKPGMVTPDQVHYMDVASNQAFSIATSMIPFLNHDDANRALMGSNMQKQGTPCIIPEAPVVATGIEGKAALDTGRIVVAPENGTISHVDARKVVFKNEKGKETEYPLVSFSRTNQFTAFHQRPVVDLGQKVKKGAVLVDTSTSDGGQMALGQNALVAFMAWSGANYEDAIIVSERLVKESKFTSIHIEEFVVNVRDTKLGPEVTTHDIPNVGEGRLKNLDEDGIVRIGAEVHPGDIIVGKITPKGETQLTPEERLLRSIFGEKSRDVKDTSKRLENGKRGRIISVKVFSREKGDKLESGIIKRIHVEIAQLRSVSVGDKLAGRHGNKGVISRILPVEDMPYMADGTPIDVILTPLGVPSRMNLGQILELHLGLAAHTLNYQAVVPPFAGATDKEIKEELKLAGFNENGKMKLFDGRTGQSFDQDIAVGYMYILKLHHMVEDKIHMRSIGPYSLITQQPLGGKAQGGGQRFGEMEVWALSGHGAAHTLREVLTIKSDDIVGRSATFDAIVKGHEIKEPNAPASFSVLLNNLRGLALDVELEKNHSEVDITSDDQTI
- the trmD gene encoding tRNA (guanosine(37)-N1)-methyltransferase TrmD, with translation MMHFHIITLFPESFSSYIGESIVARAIREKKVSVKFYNPRDFVPVGDISPSQKKNAKPYLRIDDKPYGGGPGMVMQALPVVKAIEKAVGKKKSKAKIIFLSPSGEQFSNTAAAVLAKKYTDIVIVCGRYEGIDARVKKIFPMTDISVGPFVLTGGELPALIILDAVSRQIEGVLGNFDSLEDGREASAEVYTRPEVLVYKKKKYRVPKVLLSGDHKKIQKWREERSKGRS